Proteins encoded by one window of Sulfurimonas hongkongensis:
- a CDS encoding DoxX family protein — MKFKQMYMEFSRLSEYGKPLSLLFARLAIAYGFYGPAMSKWKDIGSVSEWFGSLGIPFPTLNAYMAASTEALGVVLLTLGLFTRLISIPLIVVMVVAIITVHLPNGFSAGDNGFEIPLYYMLFLFIFVTNGAGKFSIDRLIFGEKN; from the coding sequence ATGAAATTCAAACAAATGTATATGGAATTTTCTCGTTTAAGTGAGTATGGTAAACCACTCTCTTTATTATTTGCCAGATTAGCAATAGCGTACGGCTTTTATGGTCCAGCAATGAGCAAATGGAAAGATATCGGCTCTGTTTCTGAGTGGTTTGGTTCACTAGGCATCCCTTTTCCAACTCTTAACGCTTATATGGCAGCAAGTACGGAAGCGTTGGGTGTAGTTTTACTTACATTGGGACTATTTACTCGCCTTATATCTATACCTCTTATTGTTGTTATGGTTGTGGCAATTATAACTGTACATCTACCAAATGGTTTTTCAGCTGGAGATAATGGTTTTGAAATCCCTCTTTACTATATGTTATTTCTCTTTATATTTGTAACAAATGGAGCAGGAAAGTTTAGTATAGATAGATTGATTTTTGGTGAAAAAAATTAG
- a CDS encoding gluconate 2-dehydrogenase subunit 3 family protein, with amino-acid sequence MSLYLGNVYSSISLKTRRSFLKSSFFTTALIIMPKSELFGAVSTLETISLVQEDLSPSIKKLGINGSSYLSLILHHSRVTDDEKEFLKNGVQWLNEEAVFHYKHPYIKLSPSQRQNVLQIISKQRWGDNWIYTMLSYIMEATLSDPIYGANKNGAGWKWLEHIPGLPQPKEPYL; translated from the coding sequence TTGAGTCTTTATTTAGGTAATGTATATTCATCCATATCTTTAAAAACTCGTAGATCTTTTTTAAAGAGTAGTTTTTTTACAACTGCTCTAATCATTATGCCTAAGAGTGAACTCTTTGGTGCAGTCTCCACTTTGGAGACTATCTCCTTAGTTCAAGAAGACCTCTCTCCAAGTATAAAAAAGTTGGGTATTAATGGTTCTTCTTATTTATCACTCATCTTACATCACAGCCGTGTAACAGATGATGAGAAAGAGTTCTTAAAAAATGGCGTGCAGTGGCTCAATGAAGAAGCTGTTTTTCACTACAAACATCCTTATATAAAACTCTCTCCATCTCAGCGACAAAATGTACTCCAGATTATTTCAAAACAGAGATGGGGAGATAACTGGATATATACTATGCTTAGTTATATAATGGAAGCTACCCTTAGCGATCCTATCTATGGAGCAAATAAAAATGGTGCCGGTTGGAAGTGGCTAGAACATATCCCAGGACTTCCTCAGCCAAAAGAACCATATCTATGA
- a CDS encoding GMC family oxidoreductase, whose translation MTYDVCIIGSGAGGAPIAYELSNAGFNVVVLEKGKDYKEEDFNKDELAVCRRDIFTPSLKEEQHVINERDADDSIVRYEGSKYNWNFWNGSMVGGSSNLMSGYFHRMKPNDFKLKSVYGEIDGANVVDWPISYEDLEPYYTKVEKIVGVSGKIVKHKFLEPRSTPNFPYPALAVNSATQWFDDACKSLSYESIPTPRAILPLNAQGRQGCSYSNFCGSYGCATGAKGSARAALLQKCSATIITEAFVYKLESDDKKVTKAHYYDKNRVSHIVEAKIFVVAAQAIESSRLLLNSKNKFFPNGLANNSGQVGKNLIFSAGGVGSGRFNFETLSQKQQKELMQVGLFFNRSLQDWYEYDENGKKYKGGTIDFLFEHANIISRATREFYNDNGELIWGEKLSDKIHKRLTNSRVLTFEVFNDWLPSNYCFVSVDDKLKDKFDMPVGVINLYGHPHDIKVGTYLANKAIKVLQKMGASDVSMSISSSPPPNLVAGGCRFGKYAKASVLDVNCKAHELKNLYVTDASFMPTGGSVPYTWTIYANSFRVAKHLVSRLDALNNY comes from the coding sequence ATGACTTATGATGTTTGCATAATAGGAAGCGGTGCAGGAGGTGCTCCTATAGCCTATGAACTCTCAAATGCGGGTTTTAATGTTGTAGTTTTAGAAAAAGGAAAAGATTACAAAGAAGAAGATTTCAACAAAGATGAGTTAGCTGTTTGCAGAAGAGATATCTTTACTCCTTCTCTAAAAGAAGAACAACATGTCATAAATGAGAGAGATGCTGATGACTCCATAGTGCGTTACGAAGGAAGCAAGTACAATTGGAACTTCTGGAACGGCTCTATGGTTGGAGGCTCCTCTAATCTAATGAGTGGTTATTTTCATAGGATGAAGCCAAACGATTTTAAACTAAAATCTGTTTACGGAGAGATTGATGGAGCGAATGTTGTTGACTGGCCTATAAGTTATGAAGATTTGGAACCTTACTATACAAAAGTAGAAAAGATTGTTGGAGTCTCAGGCAAAATAGTAAAACATAAATTTTTAGAGCCTCGTTCTACTCCAAACTTCCCTTACCCCGCTCTAGCAGTTAATAGTGCTACACAATGGTTTGATGATGCGTGTAAGAGTTTATCTTATGAAAGTATCCCAACTCCAAGGGCAATTTTACCTTTAAATGCACAGGGTAGACAAGGCTGTTCCTACTCAAACTTTTGTGGAAGTTATGGTTGTGCAACTGGTGCAAAAGGGAGTGCAAGAGCGGCACTTTTACAAAAATGTAGTGCGACAATAATCACTGAAGCCTTTGTATACAAACTAGAGAGTGATGATAAAAAAGTGACTAAGGCTCACTATTATGACAAAAACAGAGTCTCTCATATTGTAGAGGCTAAGATTTTTGTTGTGGCTGCTCAGGCGATAGAGAGTTCTCGCCTACTACTAAATTCAAAAAACAAGTTTTTCCCAAATGGTTTAGCAAACAATAGTGGACAAGTAGGCAAAAATCTCATTTTTTCAGCGGGTGGGGTTGGCAGTGGCCGTTTTAACTTTGAAACACTTTCGCAAAAACAGCAAAAAGAGCTGATGCAAGTAGGTTTGTTTTTCAATCGCTCTTTACAAGATTGGTACGAATATGATGAAAATGGAAAAAAATATAAGGGTGGAACTATTGACTTTTTGTTTGAACACGCAAATATTATATCTCGTGCAACAAGAGAATTTTATAATGATAATGGTGAGCTTATCTGGGGAGAAAAACTAAGCGATAAAATACACAAAAGGCTCACAAATTCAAGAGTTTTAACATTTGAAGTCTTTAATGACTGGCTTCCAAGTAATTATTGCTTTGTTAGTGTGGATGATAAACTCAAAGACAAGTTTGATATGCCAGTAGGTGTGATAAACCTTTATGGACATCCGCATGATATAAAAGTGGGAACATATCTTGCAAACAAAGCTATAAAAGTTTTACAAAAGATGGGTGCGAGCGATGTATCTATGAGCATCTCCTCTTCACCACCACCAAATTTAGTAGCAGGCGGATGCCGTTTTGGAAAATATGCAAAAGCATCGGTGCTAGATGTAAACTGCAAAGCTCATGAGCTTAAAAATCTATATGTAACAGATGCAAGCTTTATGCCAACAGGAGGAAGCGTTCCATACACTTGGACGATTTATGCTAACTCTTTTAGAGTTGCCAAGCATCTAGTAAGCAGATTGGATGCTCTGAACAATTATTAA
- a CDS encoding protoglobin domain-containing protein, with the protein MQDYIDLKAHYRFTEEEANLLKQLQPRMELLAEEFIDGFYDYIWGFGKTAQFLKNKEIIANHRKKIKEWFVNLFCGKYEMTYFMYIYSIGEIHVRIGLPTHYVNSAFTFVRTFILQNIEENFENKKLHISEIKAVEKILDMNLDVLTSSYRDGELSKFLSLSKFEKTILSGLKNFNSYVNFFLAGALALVAFFAIGLFAYDIYLLFFSDIGIEKGILTILGSLLVLWAAIELIHEEINHLQGKGFAIGAFIMLAMAALIRKVLIYSLSSEKSNELLTIGVVIVGLAIAYWLVGAKKRTTII; encoded by the coding sequence ATGCAAGATTATATAGACTTAAAGGCACACTATAGATTTACTGAGGAAGAAGCTAATCTTTTAAAGCAATTGCAACCTAGAATGGAACTTTTAGCAGAAGAGTTTATAGATGGATTTTACGATTATATTTGGGGCTTTGGAAAGACTGCACAGTTTTTAAAAAACAAAGAGATTATCGCAAATCATCGTAAAAAAATAAAAGAGTGGTTTGTAAATCTCTTTTGTGGCAAATATGAAATGACTTACTTTATGTATATCTACAGCATCGGAGAGATTCATGTCAGAATAGGTCTTCCAACTCACTATGTAAACTCAGCTTTTACCTTTGTTAGAACTTTTATACTTCAAAATATTGAAGAGAACTTTGAGAACAAAAAGCTTCATATAAGCGAGATAAAAGCGGTTGAGAAGATTTTAGATATGAATCTTGATGTGCTTACAAGTTCTTATAGAGACGGTGAACTTAGTAAGTTTTTATCTCTCTCAAAGTTTGAAAAAACAATCCTCTCAGGACTTAAAAACTTCAACTCATATGTAAATTTTTTTTTAGCAGGGGCTTTAGCCCTAGTTGCTTTTTTTGCTATTGGACTTTTTGCTTACGATATCTATCTCCTGTTTTTCTCAGATATTGGAATAGAGAAAGGGATATTGACAATTTTGGGAAGTTTGCTTGTCCTTTGGGCAGCAATCGAGCTTATACATGAAGAGATAAATCATCTCCAAGGAAAAGGTTTTGCTATTGGAGCGTTTATTATGCTTGCTATGGCGGCACTTATTAGAAAAGTTTTAATCTACTCGCTATCATCTGAGAAATCTAATGAACTTTTGACTATAGGCGTTGTTATAGTTGGTTTAGCTATAGCATACTGGCTTGTAGGAGCTAAAAAAAGGACTACAATAATTTAA
- the pgsA gene encoding CDP-diacylglycerol--glycerol-3-phosphate 3-phosphatidyltransferase produces MLNLPNALASLRILLAPLMFWVILNPDIFTDNGFHISWNYYFASLLFVLASATDFFDGYIAREWDQMTMLGGILDPLADKMLTLAAFLGLMMIGEASAWAIYIIIVRELFITGIRTVAVSEGVDVKASWAGKVKTVAQMIAIGFLLMHWPFGDTLLWIAVALTLYSGLEYLWGFRKALLGGEIS; encoded by the coding sequence TTGTTAAATCTTCCCAACGCCCTTGCCTCTCTTAGGATTCTTTTAGCTCCTTTGATGTTTTGGGTTATTTTAAATCCTGATATTTTTACAGACAACGGTTTTCATATATCATGGAACTACTACTTTGCATCTCTATTGTTTGTTTTAGCATCTGCTACTGACTTTTTTGATGGCTATATCGCTCGTGAGTGGGACCAGATGACAATGCTTGGTGGTATCTTAGATCCACTAGCTGACAAGATGCTTACCCTTGCTGCATTTTTGGGACTTATGATGATAGGCGAAGCATCTGCATGGGCTATTTACATCATCATAGTTCGTGAGCTTTTTATCACTGGTATCAGAACTGTTGCAGTTAGTGAGGGAGTCGATGTTAAAGCTTCATGGGCTGGCAAAGTAAAAACTGTAGCACAGATGATAGCCATAGGATTTCTACTAATGCACTGGCCATTTGGAGATACACTGCTGTGGATTGCAGTAGCGCTTACACTCTACTCAGGATTAGAATATCTTTGGGGTTTTAGAAAAGCACTCTTAGGAGGTGAAATATCATGA
- the rseP gene encoding RIP metalloprotease RseP: MSILVSLLVLSALIFFHELGHYGAARLMGVSVEVFSIGFGKRMLTFKKWQTEWSISAIPLGGYVRMKGQDDTDPSKKSYDADSYNVKTPSQKIFILLAGPLANFVLAFILYFFIALGGPNILSPVIGEVVKDSPAELAGLKTNDTIKSIDGVKINTWKEMAGIIERSEGSLNVEIIRDGFIESKTLTPNIKETTNMFNEVVQKKMIGIGSAGVSHKLELSAAQTLSYATEQTIFASTVIFTGLKKLIVGEVPAKELGGVISIVKLTSDATDAGWMSVLFFAALISVNLGVLNLLPIPALDGGHIMFNLYELLFKREASKAVLIKLTIAGWVVLFSLMGLGLYNDINRLMG, from the coding sequence ATGAGTATCTTAGTATCCCTTTTAGTTCTCTCAGCACTTATATTTTTTCATGAACTCGGTCACTATGGGGCAGCGAGGCTGATGGGTGTCTCTGTTGAAGTCTTTAGCATTGGCTTTGGTAAGAGAATGCTTACATTTAAAAAGTGGCAGACTGAGTGGAGTATCTCAGCTATTCCTCTTGGCGGATATGTCCGCATGAAAGGTCAAGACGACACTGATCCTAGTAAAAAAAGTTATGACGCAGATAGTTACAATGTAAAGACTCCATCTCAAAAGATTTTTATCCTTCTAGCTGGTCCTCTTGCAAACTTTGTTTTAGCCTTTATACTCTACTTTTTCATAGCACTAGGAGGTCCAAATATTCTCTCGCCTGTTATCGGCGAAGTTGTAAAAGACTCTCCTGCCGAACTTGCTGGACTAAAGACAAATGACACCATTAAAAGTATTGATGGCGTAAAAATAAACACATGGAAAGAGATGGCTGGCATCATAGAGAGATCAGAGGGCTCTTTAAATGTTGAGATTATAAGAGATGGCTTTATAGAGTCTAAAACTCTAACACCTAACATAAAAGAGACTACAAACATGTTCAATGAAGTAGTACAAAAAAAGATGATAGGCATAGGAAGTGCAGGAGTCTCACACAAACTTGAACTCTCTGCTGCACAAACACTTAGCTATGCAACCGAGCAAACCATCTTTGCCTCTACTGTTATCTTTACAGGACTTAAAAAGCTTATAGTTGGAGAAGTTCCAGCTAAGGAGCTCGGCGGTGTGATAAGCATAGTAAAACTAACCTCAGATGCAACAGATGCAGGCTGGATGAGTGTACTCTTTTTTGCAGCACTTATCTCTGTAAACTTAGGAGTTTTAAACCTCCTCCCAATCCCTGCCCTTGATGGTGGACACATTATGTTTAATCTTTATGAGTTACTTTTTAAAAGAGAAGCGAGTAAAGCCGTTCTTATAAAACTAACTATAGCGGGCTGGGTAGTACTCTTTTCGCTTATGGGGTTAGGTCTTTATAATGATATAAATAGATTGATGGGTTGA
- a CDS encoding YggS family pyridoxal phosphate-dependent enzyme has protein sequence MTQEEYKIYIDDVLRRVESARLRVSDYHIVKIIAISKYSTSAEIEKLYAIGQRAFGENKVQDLKAKANELEELPLEWHFVGNLQKNKINNLLDINPTLFHSLDSIELAYELQKKLKAKEMTLDALMQINSAKEDSKHGFMPEVAVEAYEKIKKECPNINLKGVMSIGAHSQDKNIIKKSFETTFDIYKSLDGASICSMGMSGDFELAIECGSNMIRLGSIMFNK, from the coding sequence ATGACACAAGAAGAGTATAAAATATATATAGATGATGTGCTTAGAAGAGTTGAAAGTGCTAGGCTTAGAGTTAGTGACTACCATATAGTTAAAATCATAGCTATTAGTAAGTACTCTACATCTGCTGAAATAGAGAAACTTTACGCTATCGGACAGAGAGCTTTTGGTGAGAACAAAGTTCAAGACTTAAAAGCAAAGGCTAATGAACTTGAAGAGTTGCCTTTAGAGTGGCACTTTGTGGGAAATCTGCAAAAAAACAAGATAAATAACTTACTTGATATTAATCCTACTCTCTTTCACTCGCTTGATAGCATAGAATTAGCTTATGAGCTTCAAAAAAAACTCAAAGCAAAAGAGATGACCTTAGATGCACTTATGCAGATAAACTCAGCTAAAGAGGACTCAAAACACGGTTTTATGCCAGAAGTTGCAGTAGAAGCTTATGAAAAAATAAAAAAAGAGTGTCCAAACATAAACCTAAAGGGTGTTATGAGTATTGGTGCACATAGTCAAGACAAAAATATCATAAAGAAAAGTTTTGAGACTACATTTGATATTTACAAATCACTAGATGGTGCTAGCATATGTTCCATGGGAATGAGTGGAGATTTTGAGCTAGCAATAGAGTGTGGCTCAAATATGATAAGACTTGGTTCTATCATGTTTAACAAGTAA
- a CDS encoding DUF6858 family protein, translating to MTKTLLLDKYPIYSLSLNKSEIKEKSVDEIVKYFIQMIEQHPIATNIAVFDHFKHTKNLGGEIDKNILNAKNVVFCFGAAIPNSKILAVRPRSIGIVEFRDSFSIEFMEAPNPKLQEVMLEWVMKLKNS from the coding sequence ATGACAAAAACTCTGCTTCTGGATAAATACCCAATTTACTCACTAAGTTTAAATAAGAGTGAGATAAAAGAGAAGAGTGTTGATGAGATTGTAAAGTATTTTATACAAATGATTGAGCAACACCCTATAGCTACAAATATCGCTGTTTTTGACCACTTTAAACATACAAAAAACTTAGGCGGAGAGATAGATAAAAATATTCTTAATGCTAAAAATGTTGTTTTTTGCTTTGGCGCAGCTATTCCAAACTCTAAAATATTGGCAGTTAGACCTAGAAGTATTGGTATAGTAGAGTTTAGAGATAGTTTTAGCATAGAGTTTATGGAAGCTCCAAATCCTAAACTCCAAGAAGTGATGCTTGAGTGGGTTATGAAGTTAAAAAACAGCTAG
- a CDS encoding sensor histidine kinase, with amino-acid sequence MKKIIMCEDKLLSRQLKKAGISSFESLDKEKFENLLKYIEQSYKDHNDTRRIIERSLDIASQEMREAVDDLEKAHKEVDKKNKLMFQQSRLAQMGEMISMIAHQWRQPLNMISVTTASIEFDLLFGKIDKDKLIKDTNKIAGYSQHLSDTIDDFRNFFRPNKEMQKTNFCDEVKVVLSIIGESILAKNIKIIKELNCRSEFNTYSNELKHVIINLLKNAEDVLVEKNIKDAYIKIKTYKNKNKRVLEISDNGGGIAKENLENIFDPYFSTKMKRSGTGLGLYMSKIIIEEHCGGELQVSNGEHGAVFKIVFPY; translated from the coding sequence ATGAAGAAGATAATCATGTGTGAAGATAAATTACTAAGCAGACAGCTTAAAAAAGCTGGTATAAGCTCTTTTGAATCACTAGATAAAGAGAAGTTTGAAAATCTCTTAAAGTATATAGAACAATCATACAAAGATCACAATGACACTCGTCGCATTATAGAACGTTCACTCGATATAGCATCACAAGAGATGAGAGAAGCTGTTGATGATTTAGAAAAAGCACATAAAGAAGTTGATAAAAAAAATAAACTTATGTTTCAGCAGTCTCGTTTGGCTCAAATGGGAGAGATGATAAGTATGATAGCTCATCAGTGGAGGCAACCATTAAACATGATAAGTGTGACAACTGCATCTATAGAGTTTGATCTTTTATTTGGAAAGATTGATAAAGACAAGTTAATAAAAGATACAAATAAAATAGCAGGTTATTCACAACATTTAAGTGATACTATAGATGACTTTAGAAACTTTTTCAGACCAAATAAAGAGATGCAAAAAACTAATTTTTGTGATGAAGTAAAAGTAGTTCTTAGTATCATAGGCGAATCAATTTTAGCAAAAAATATAAAAATCATTAAAGAGTTAAACTGTAGAAGTGAGTTTAATACCTACTCAAACGAGCTAAAGCATGTCATAATCAACTTACTAAAAAATGCAGAAGATGTCTTAGTTGAAAAAAACATAAAAGATGCATATATAAAAATAAAAACATATAAAAATAAGAACAAAAGAGTTTTAGAAATAAGTGATAATGGTGGCGGAATAGCAAAAGAAAATCTAGAAAATATCTTTGATCCATATTTTTCTACAAAGATGAAAAGAAGTGGAACAGGGCTAGGTCTTTACATGAGCAAAATAATTATAGAAGAGCATTGTGGTGGCGAACTGCAAGTTAGTAACGGTGAACACGGAGCAGTTTTTAAAATAGTGTTCCCATACTAG
- a CDS encoding FIST signal transduction protein yields the protein MQIETYLFEDGVWNKEIDATLDSANTLIVMFGSINILNVKDGIDDIIHNYPTSTIVGTSSSGEIYDNEIFHDSLSVSVVKFSKSRFKVVVKEISEQNSFEVGKDIVNELKDDHLKSIFVLSSVVNVNGSELTKGLSYNAPKECIITGGLAGDGVDFNKIWILLGSKLMKRQIVAIGLYGTSLRVGSGCRCGWSRFGLDRRVTSSHQNILYSLDNKPALELYKRYLGPYADKLPASGLYFPLMLLEEGNDKPILRAIKAIDEENNSITLAGSIPQGSIVTFAKANLDELIDGAQEAAESLMVSYDKSQKALCIAINCVARKIVLKQEAEDEIEIVRDILGENVSLVGFYSYGEISNISEGGCDFHNQSMTLMLLYEEDNHV from the coding sequence ATGCAGATAGAGACTTATCTTTTTGAAGATGGAGTGTGGAATAAAGAGATAGATGCCACTCTAGACTCAGCAAACACTCTGATTGTTATGTTTGGAAGCATAAATATTTTAAATGTTAAAGATGGTATTGATGATATTATACATAACTATCCAACTTCAACCATCGTAGGCACTTCAAGCTCTGGAGAGATATATGATAATGAGATTTTTCATGATTCACTTAGTGTGAGTGTTGTGAAGTTTTCTAAGAGTAGATTCAAAGTTGTAGTAAAAGAGATAAGTGAACAAAACTCTTTTGAAGTTGGCAAAGATATAGTAAACGAACTAAAAGATGACCATCTAAAGAGTATTTTTGTGCTTAGTAGTGTTGTAAATGTTAATGGCTCAGAACTCACAAAAGGACTCTCCTATAATGCTCCAAAGGAGTGTATTATAACTGGAGGCTTGGCTGGAGATGGAGTTGACTTTAACAAGATTTGGATCTTGTTAGGCTCAAAACTTATGAAAAGACAGATAGTGGCAATTGGGTTGTACGGTACCTCTTTACGGGTCGGATCTGGCTGTAGATGCGGATGGTCAAGATTTGGATTAGATAGAAGAGTGACTTCATCACACCAAAATATTCTCTACTCTCTAGATAACAAACCAGCACTTGAACTTTACAAAAGATACTTAGGTCCTTACGCAGATAAACTACCAGCATCAGGACTCTATTTTCCTCTGATGCTACTAGAAGAGGGAAATGATAAACCAATACTTAGAGCCATAAAAGCCATAGATGAAGAGAATAACTCCATAACTCTAGCTGGCAGTATCCCACAAGGAAGCATAGTAACTTTTGCAAAAGCTAACTTAGATGAACTCATAGATGGCGCACAAGAAGCTGCTGAGTCTCTGATGGTAAGCTACGATAAAAGCCAAAAAGCTTTGTGTATAGCTATCAACTGTGTGGCTAGAAAGATAGTGTTAAAGCAAGAAGCAGAAGATGAGATAGAGATAGTGCGAGATATTTTAGGAGAGAATGTCTCACTTGTAGGGTTTTACTCTTATGGAGAGATATCCAATATCTCAGAAGGTGGTTGTGACTTTCATAACCAGTCTATGACATTGATGTTACTGTATGAAGAAGATAATCATGTGTGA
- a CDS encoding DTW domain-containing protein produces MRVSTINRQKCYKCYRPASSCMCSEVHKIGTKTKFVILMHPKEFKKVKNGTGHLTHLSLENSELFVGVDFTKHKRVNEIIDLYDSYILYPSKDAINISKSIPESQKKMAIFLIDSTWSCSLKMLRESKNLQTLKQMSFDAVKLSEFKIKRQPSEQCLSTIESVLSVLELLAKHNKEKIKASDFEEFLNPFRKMIKYQQKIISNPLSNAVRFKKRRERLE; encoded by the coding sequence GTGAGAGTATCTACCATCAATAGACAAAAATGCTACAAATGTTATCGACCTGCAAGCTCATGTATGTGTAGTGAAGTTCATAAAATAGGGACTAAAACAAAATTTGTTATACTTATGCATCCAAAAGAGTTTAAAAAAGTTAAAAATGGGACTGGGCATTTGACTCATCTATCTCTAGAAAACTCTGAGTTGTTTGTAGGTGTGGACTTTACAAAGCACAAAAGAGTAAATGAGATTATAGACTTATATGATAGTTATATCTTATATCCATCAAAAGATGCTATAAATATAAGTAAAAGTATTCCAGAGTCACAAAAAAAGATGGCGATATTTCTTATAGACTCTACATGGAGTTGCTCTCTTAAAATGTTAAGAGAGTCGAAAAATCTACAAACTTTAAAACAGATGAGCTTTGATGCTGTAAAATTATCTGAGTTTAAGATAAAACGACAACCATCAGAGCAGTGTTTATCTACTATAGAGTCTGTTTTATCTGTTTTAGAGTTACTAGCTAAGCATAATAAAGAGAAGATAAAAGCTAGTGACTTTGAAGAGTTTTTAAACCCTTTTAGAAAAATGATAAAATATCAACAAAAAATTATATCTAATCCTCTTAGCAATGCTGTGAGGTTTAAGAAAAGAAGAGAGAGGCTAGAGTAG
- a CDS encoding NAD(P)/FAD-dependent oxidoreductase, with product MIKHYDLVVVGAGAAGMVAAIRAARNNKSVLLLEKLPKVGAKLKATGGGRCNLTNTLESQEFMSKFGRDGRFMQDALKEFDYKKLMMFFKSIGVETHAPDGFRVFPTSHNSSTIISSLKEEMLRLGVEILCSQKVTKLQSYDGHICQVQTSSHSFKTSNVILATGGLGYPMLGANGDGYALASELGHTSTALYPAMMPLHTKEGWVKNCRADTIAKAELRVDMKKYKKLKAKGDLIFTNRGIRGPVVLDFAREITPLIDKYKEVKILVNLTKGMNEDDILKHIRDEANKNPNSSMLNIVKTLLPDTLSSEICLLASIKEDAKLKDISGKQKNKLIQTLASTPLTIVGHDGFERAMITRGGVSLKEINPKNMQSRLICGLYFCGEIMNLDGPCGGYNLQWSFASGYLAGSLS from the coding sequence TTGATAAAACACTATGATCTTGTTGTTGTTGGCGCTGGTGCTGCTGGAATGGTTGCTGCCATCAGAGCTGCACGAAATAACAAAAGTGTTTTACTCTTGGAAAAACTTCCAAAAGTCGGTGCAAAGCTAAAGGCGACTGGTGGAGGTAGATGCAACCTTACAAACACGCTTGAATCACAAGAGTTTATGTCGAAGTTTGGGCGAGATGGTCGTTTTATGCAAGATGCACTAAAAGAGTTTGACTACAAAAAGCTTATGATGTTTTTTAAAAGTATTGGCGTTGAGACCCACGCACCTGATGGCTTTAGAGTTTTTCCAACCTCTCACAACTCTAGCACCATCATCTCAAGTCTAAAAGAAGAGATGCTAAGACTCGGAGTTGAGATTTTATGCTCACAAAAAGTTACAAAACTACAAAGTTATGATGGGCATATATGTCAAGTCCAAACCTCATCACATAGTTTTAAGACTTCAAATGTCATCCTAGCAACTGGTGGTTTGGGTTATCCTATGCTTGGTGCTAATGGAGATGGTTACGCTTTAGCATCTGAGCTTGGACATACATCAACTGCCTTATATCCTGCAATGATGCCACTTCATACTAAAGAGGGTTGGGTAAAGAATTGTCGCGCAGACACCATCGCAAAAGCCGAGCTTAGAGTTGATATGAAAAAGTATAAAAAACTAAAAGCAAAAGGTGATCTTATCTTTACAAACAGAGGCATAAGGGGTCCAGTAGTTCTAGACTTTGCAAGAGAGATAACGCCACTTATAGATAAGTATAAAGAGGTAAAAATCTTAGTAAATCTTACAAAAGGTATGAATGAAGATGATATATTAAAGCACATAAGAGATGAAGCTAATAAGAATCCCAACTCAAGTATGTTAAATATAGTAAAGACTCTACTTCCCGATACTCTCTCTAGTGAGATATGTCTACTTGCTTCTATAAAAGAAGATGCAAAACTAAAAGATATCTCAGGAAAACAAAAAAACAAACTTATACAGACTCTAGCATCAACGCCCCTAACCATTGTGGGTCACGATGGGTTTGAGAGAGCAATGATAACAAGAGGAGGAGTTAGTTTAAAAGAGATAAATCCTAAAAATATGCAGAGCCGACTCATTTGTGGTTTGTACTTTTGTGGAGAAATTATGAATCTTGATGGACCATGCGGAGGATATAACCTCCAATGGTCTTTTGCTAGTGGTTATCTAGCAGGAAGTCTCTCTTAG